Proteins encoded within one genomic window of Kibdelosporangium phytohabitans:
- a CDS encoding nuclear transport factor 2 family protein has protein sequence MSAPTSPTELYRHSLRLLLDKNISAWVALWADDGVMEFPFAPDGWPRRLEGKEAVAAYMRHYPDHIDLHDFPALRIHQTTDPETIVVEMRGIGRLVETNAPLDMTYIAVVTVQKGHITSYRDYWNPLAVREPGADFTESGR, from the coding sequence ATGTCCGCACCGACTTCACCAACCGAGCTCTACCGCCACAGCCTGCGGCTGCTGCTCGACAAGAACATTTCCGCATGGGTCGCCCTGTGGGCCGACGACGGCGTCATGGAGTTCCCTTTCGCCCCCGACGGCTGGCCCCGGCGCCTGGAGGGCAAGGAGGCCGTCGCCGCCTACATGCGCCACTATCCCGACCACATCGACCTGCACGACTTCCCCGCCCTGCGGATCCACCAGACGACCGATCCGGAGACCATCGTGGTCGAGATGCGCGGCATCGGCCGCCTGGTGGAAACGAACGCGCCCCTCGACATGACGTACATCGCCGTCGTGACCGTCCAAAAGGGACACATCACCTCCTACCGCGACTACTGGAACCCCCTCGCCGTCCGGGAACCCGGCGCCGACTTCACCGAGAGCGGCCGATGA